A genomic window from Chitinophaga pollutisoli includes:
- a CDS encoding transglutaminase domain-containing protein, producing the protein MRPLYHGIVMATLMNVLIPSAVNAQSKTGQRTAVSAQAGEFAATDKKTGELPAEAASTTDGIAGWISGNFTRDIDKARAAYFWVASNLKYDIANMFALNFHERRADKVVKALATRKGVCEHYAALFAEICTKAGLKAFVVEGFTKQNGFVDYIPHAWCAVRTDGEWHLYDPTWGSGYVANGKFVKKISNNYFKVAPEKIVKTHMPFDYLWQCLEYPVTSSEFIEGKMPARNGKQPFAYKDSIAVFETQQEMEYYAAAVKRIEQNGLRNSMQFDRLQQLKMALETDRQNKHVEAQNRKSEIFNNAASKFNRAIYYFNEFIDYRNKQFKPEKPDADIQAMLDAAANKIKETDSLLASINQPEASLATMVQDLQQKTPDIGKRINEQQEWLRKYFSKGKAGRKSMFTKYTWFGIPLN; encoded by the coding sequence ATGCGACCGCTATACCACGGAATTGTGATGGCTACTCTAATGAATGTGTTAATCCCCTCCGCTGTAAACGCACAATCAAAAACCGGCCAACGTACCGCCGTTAGCGCACAGGCCGGTGAGTTCGCCGCAACGGATAAGAAAACAGGGGAACTGCCCGCTGAAGCCGCCTCGACTACCGACGGGATCGCAGGATGGATTTCGGGTAATTTCACCCGCGACATCGATAAAGCACGGGCAGCGTATTTCTGGGTGGCCTCCAACCTCAAATACGATATCGCTAATATGTTTGCGCTGAACTTCCATGAAAGGCGGGCCGACAAAGTCGTGAAGGCTTTGGCTACCCGCAAGGGCGTTTGCGAACATTATGCGGCGTTATTTGCTGAAATATGCACCAAAGCAGGGCTGAAGGCATTTGTGGTGGAAGGGTTCACGAAACAGAACGGCTTCGTGGATTACATCCCGCACGCCTGGTGTGCCGTCCGGACAGACGGGGAATGGCACCTGTATGACCCCACCTGGGGTTCCGGTTATGTGGCCAATGGCAAGTTTGTGAAGAAGATCAGCAACAATTACTTCAAAGTGGCGCCGGAAAAAATCGTCAAAACCCACATGCCGTTCGACTACCTGTGGCAATGCCTGGAATACCCGGTTACCAGCAGCGAATTCATCGAAGGCAAAATGCCCGCGCGCAATGGCAAACAGCCTTTTGCCTACAAGGATTCCATCGCGGTTTTTGAAACACAGCAGGAAATGGAATATTATGCGGCGGCGGTGAAAAGGATCGAGCAGAACGGACTGCGCAATTCCATGCAATTCGACCGGTTGCAGCAGCTGAAAATGGCTTTGGAAACAGACCGGCAGAACAAGCACGTGGAAGCGCAGAACCGCAAATCGGAGATCTTTAACAATGCGGCCAGCAAATTCAACCGGGCCATCTACTACTTTAATGAATTCATCGATTACCGGAACAAACAATTCAAACCGGAGAAACCGGATGCCGATATCCAGGCGATGCTGGATGCGGCCGCCAATAAAATAAAGGAAACGGATTCACTCCTGGCGTCGATCAACCAGCCCGAAGCGAGTCTTGCCACCATGGTGCAGGACCTGCAACAGAAAACGCCCGATATCGGCAAGCGCATTAACGAGCAGCAGGAATGGCTGCGGAAGTATTTCTCGAAGGGAAAAGCCGGGCGCAAATCGATGTTCACCAAATATACCTGGTTTGGCATCCCGCTGAACTAA
- a CDS encoding MFS transporter — translation MLPATHTSPSRLLSVVLGFSQILLWGGSFFLMAIIGEPIVRDTGWPHEWVYGALSLALLVSGLMAPAIGRRVGKAEGEQIMRYSGIVIAAGLAIAALAPHILVFFLGWIIIGAGMAMGLYDALFAALGKRYGASAGKAFTYITLISGFCTTIIWPVLTLLLGQFGWRGTLLIYAAALLVIILPVYRWAFPRGASQPSAVAGGRLKSTPPAPAKASKVYYLVMVNFTIGAVMMTAVSVHLIDILLDNNITLAAAVGLGALLGPSQVGVRLLDLVFPKKSPVIGIAISCAGVLAGVALLLGSPVIAAAGIILYGLGNGMRTILRGTLPLHLFGPEGYAGTMGKLARPQLIAQAATPFAGGLMIQGLGVPAFLWVLVTLATANIFISLMIRKATVVRALATEPAAIRHAS, via the coding sequence ATGCTTCCCGCTACACATACATCACCTTCCCGCTTACTGAGCGTGGTGCTGGGCTTTTCCCAGATCCTGTTATGGGGTGGTTCCTTCTTTCTCATGGCCATCATTGGCGAGCCGATCGTCAGGGATACGGGTTGGCCGCACGAATGGGTATACGGCGCTTTATCGCTGGCGCTGCTCGTTTCCGGCCTGATGGCCCCGGCCATCGGGCGGCGCGTGGGAAAAGCGGAAGGGGAGCAGATCATGCGGTACAGCGGGATCGTGATCGCGGCGGGACTGGCCATTGCCGCCCTGGCGCCGCATATTCTCGTGTTCTTCCTCGGCTGGATCATAATCGGCGCGGGGATGGCCATGGGATTGTACGATGCGCTCTTCGCCGCGCTGGGTAAGCGTTACGGAGCTTCGGCAGGGAAGGCGTTCACGTATATCACCCTCATTTCCGGTTTTTGTACCACCATCATCTGGCCGGTGCTGACGCTGCTGCTGGGGCAATTCGGCTGGCGGGGCACGCTGCTCATCTACGCCGCGGCTTTGCTGGTGATCATTTTGCCCGTTTACAGATGGGCGTTTCCGCGGGGCGCGTCGCAGCCATCCGCGGTTGCCGGCGGGCGGCTGAAATCAACGCCGCCGGCTCCTGCGAAAGCATCGAAAGTATATTACCTCGTTATGGTCAACTTCACCATCGGGGCCGTGATGATGACAGCGGTGTCCGTGCACCTGATCGATATCCTGCTGGACAATAACATCACCCTCGCCGCGGCCGTGGGCCTGGGTGCATTGCTGGGCCCCAGCCAGGTGGGTGTCCGCCTCCTGGATCTCGTGTTTCCGAAGAAGTCGCCGGTGATCGGTATCGCTATTTCCTGCGCAGGCGTGCTGGCAGGGGTGGCCCTGTTGCTGGGGAGCCCTGTTATTGCGGCGGCGGGCATTATCCTTTACGGTTTGGGCAACGGGATGCGGACCATTCTCCGGGGCACGCTGCCGTTGCATTTGTTTGGCCCCGAAGGATACGCGGGTACGATGGGTAAACTGGCGCGCCCGCAGCTTATCGCCCAGGCGGCTACACCGTTTGCGGGCGGACTGATGATCCAGGGCCTGGGCGTTCCTGCCTTCCTGTGGGTGTTGGTAACCCTGGCCACAGCGAACATTTTCATCTCCCTGATGATCCGCAAAGCCACCGTGGTCCGCGCTCTTGCCACCGAACCGGCCGCTATCCGGCATGCATCCTGA
- a CDS encoding LysR substrate-binding domain-containing protein, protein MELRQLRYFIKAKELLNFTEAARQLHISQSTLSQQIAQLEDELGALLFDRIGKRIALTEAGQLFAGYALQSIHKAESGLQVLRDLNNMHTGEIRIGLTYGLRPILAPALIRFMQTWPGIKIQVVLGTSAELLEKLSHLDLDFILTFHEAEKEKQFRYQMLFESPMTIVMAPDMPLAKKKSVSLEDAARLPLALPSQGYSTRAFISHVLSQKNLSPNITLEINDINMLLEVIRSGSWYSILVRTSVKQEDGVVAVPITGKGMQRKAMIISLNESYEKKSVTAFHKLLKEMSKSMG, encoded by the coding sequence ATGGAACTGCGCCAGTTACGGTACTTCATCAAAGCGAAAGAGCTGCTCAACTTCACAGAGGCCGCGCGGCAGCTGCATATCAGCCAGAGCACGCTATCCCAGCAGATCGCGCAGCTGGAAGACGAGCTGGGCGCGCTCCTGTTCGACCGCATCGGCAAACGGATCGCGCTCACCGAAGCCGGGCAGCTTTTCGCGGGATATGCGCTGCAGAGCATCCATAAAGCAGAAAGCGGCCTCCAGGTATTGCGCGACCTCAACAACATGCACACCGGCGAAATCCGCATCGGCCTCACCTATGGCCTCCGCCCCATCCTTGCCCCCGCCCTCATCCGTTTCATGCAAACCTGGCCCGGCATCAAAATACAGGTAGTGCTCGGCACCTCTGCCGAACTGCTGGAAAAACTCTCGCACCTCGATCTCGACTTCATCCTTACTTTCCACGAAGCCGAAAAAGAAAAGCAATTCCGCTACCAGATGCTCTTCGAATCACCGATGACGATCGTCATGGCGCCGGATATGCCCCTGGCGAAAAAGAAAAGCGTGAGCCTGGAAGACGCCGCCCGCCTGCCGCTTGCCCTGCCTTCGCAAGGTTACAGCACCCGGGCGTTCATCTCCCACGTCCTCTCCCAGAAAAACCTCTCCCCCAATATCACACTGGAGATCAACGACATCAATATGCTGCTGGAAGTGATCCGATCCGGATCGTGGTACTCCATCCTCGTGCGCACCTCCGTAAAGCAGGAAGACGGTGTAGTAGCTGTTCCCATCACGGGCAAAGGCATGCAACGTAAAGCGATGATCATCTCCCTGAACGAATCCTACGAGAAAAAATCCGTTACGGCATTCCATAAACTGCTGAAAGAAATGTCGAAAAGCATGGGATAA